From a single Verrucomicrobiota bacterium genomic region:
- a CDS encoding class I SAM-dependent methyltransferase, with the protein MKDLMNPAHDVQTTDAATTDAAFEHRTRDKWREVPSTRSGRAFSANLLEWPDDALLEYWEGCRREVSVPEIRGWFQDLYAPEFEGKDVLEVGPGIGIDGIFFAQHGARLTFADIVEENLALVRRLCALKGVEARTTFIEDFFHYEFDTPFDAFMFIGSMHHAPFEFSRRQAAALTPFLRPGGRVVMLAYPKVRYELSGATSFEEFAKKTDGERTPWAEWYDDEKTGRLFGPGFRLNWSRCFGRKPTDFIWFDLTKVDAKDCKGEKAS; encoded by the coding sequence GTGAAAGACCTGATGAACCCGGCCCACGATGTCCAGACGACGGACGCGGCCACGACCGATGCCGCGTTCGAACACCGGACGCGGGACAAGTGGCGCGAGGTGCCGTCAACCCGAAGCGGCCGTGCGTTCAGCGCCAACCTGCTCGAGTGGCCCGACGACGCGCTGCTCGAGTACTGGGAAGGGTGCCGCCGCGAGGTCAGCGTGCCCGAGATCCGCGGGTGGTTCCAGGATCTCTACGCGCCCGAGTTCGAAGGCAAGGACGTGCTTGAGGTCGGGCCGGGCATCGGCATCGACGGCATCTTCTTCGCGCAGCACGGCGCGCGCCTGACGTTCGCCGACATTGTCGAGGAGAACCTCGCGCTTGTGCGCCGCCTCTGCGCGCTCAAGGGCGTCGAGGCGCGCACGACGTTCATCGAGGACTTCTTTCACTACGAGTTCGACACGCCGTTCGACGCGTTCATGTTCATCGGCTCGATGCACCACGCGCCGTTCGAGTTCAGCCGGCGGCAGGCGGCGGCGCTGACGCCGTTTCTCAGGCCGGGCGGGCGGGTCGTCATGCTCGCCTATCCGAAGGTGCGCTACGAACTGAGCGGCGCGACGAGCTTCGAGGAATTTGCCAAGAAAACCGACGGCGAACGCACGCCGTGGGCCGAGTGGTACGACGACGAGAAAACGGGTCGGCTTTTCGGGCCAGGGTTCCGGCTCAATTGGAGCCGTTGCTT
- a CDS encoding radical SAM protein encodes MGTTTGIRSRDDLVGLSGDECVAAINEYCAQWTSPDAVMRDSPDLDGKLRSEMKKVPWRTPAELTRALAKKVSQFRFLLPTKINIEVASVCPLRCEYCVLADLAKYRRAPKLSAADYRAIWRHMEAYITEVEFTGGEPLMNDDVYAIIAETGGRSIHTTLTTNAQLLTEERIERVLDVEPTRLLIAYDSSDSDSYETTRRRGKLSELQSNIVRFIERRRARGIRGAQVHLQMVVHKKNQQEVEQFWRDAEAMGADAACIKPVLVWPGQGAAYEQLMIDKYLIPGHPMSYHALDENGQVLKWRQPGFCGNTQHVHIGSGSEVIPCWYRLKDTWIAGYAADTPFPEIWHSPEYIEYRRRMLEETVSEACRGCIGNTSSPTTKHLWTTRQFNKEAVWW; translated from the coding sequence GTGGGCACGACGACAGGAATCCGGAGCCGCGATGATCTGGTCGGGCTGAGCGGCGACGAGTGTGTTGCCGCGATCAATGAGTACTGCGCGCAGTGGACGTCGCCCGATGCGGTCATGCGCGACAGTCCGGACCTTGACGGCAAGCTGCGCTCCGAAATGAAGAAGGTTCCATGGCGCACACCTGCCGAGTTGACGCGTGCGCTGGCCAAAAAAGTGTCCCAGTTTCGATTCTTGCTGCCGACGAAGATCAACATCGAGGTTGCGTCGGTCTGCCCGCTGCGATGTGAGTACTGCGTGCTTGCCGATCTGGCGAAGTACCGGCGCGCACCGAAGCTATCCGCCGCCGACTACCGAGCGATCTGGCGGCATATGGAGGCGTACATCACCGAGGTCGAGTTCACGGGCGGCGAGCCGCTCATGAACGACGATGTGTACGCGATTATCGCCGAGACGGGCGGGCGGAGCATTCATACGACGCTCACGACCAATGCGCAACTGCTTACCGAAGAACGCATCGAACGCGTGCTCGACGTCGAGCCGACACGCCTGCTCATTGCCTACGACAGCAGCGACAGCGACTCGTATGAGACCACGCGGCGCCGGGGCAAGCTCTCCGAGCTCCAGTCGAACATTGTTCGCTTCATCGAGCGGCGCCGTGCGCGCGGCATCCGGGGTGCGCAGGTGCACCTCCAGATGGTTGTCCATAAGAAGAACCAACAAGAGGTCGAGCAGTTCTGGCGCGACGCCGAGGCGATGGGTGCCGACGCGGCCTGCATCAAGCCGGTGCTCGTCTGGCCCGGGCAAGGCGCGGCGTACGAGCAGCTCATGATCGATAAGTATCTCATCCCCGGTCACCCGATGAGCTACCACGCGCTCGACGAGAACGGCCAGGTGCTCAAGTGGCGTCAGCCTGGATTCTGCGGCAACACGCAGCATGTCCACATCGGCAGCGGCAGCGAGGTGATCCCGTGCTGGTACCGGCTCAAGGACACCTGGATCGCCGGGTACGCGGCAGACACGCCGTTCCCCGAGATTTGGCATAGCCCGGAGTACATCGAGTACCGGCGCCGAATGCTCGAGGAGACGGTATCCGAGGCGTGCCGCGGATGCATCGGGAATACGTCGTCGCCGACGACGAAGCACCTCTGGACGACGCGCCAGTTCAACAAGGAGGCCGTGTGGTGGTGA
- a CDS encoding radical SAM protein → MRPLDVMSLSLRTTALRAERPTMRELAAMPWIQLFASPACNLRCPYCSSPANWRRMSQPDNIDAVDALQKPEVLELVERIPPTSFYLSGGEPLIHPGVEAFVSRAIACGHVVSFDTNLCVPVERLAALFDVWDPVRIGFVNVSHHIAAGITFEYLAKRVDVVRERRLPHFVKYIGAPEDFSQIDALMPRWRDAGTGTALTILQGDWQGRRLPEENTLDEVLFILGRVTLGVHGLQLFNGIQSHGMPCRGGQDYICYNMDGRMRVIPCCCASAFPGPLHQTFFCTGSRTLLPCPTATCRGDNMFIFDINGVAEEADRFEAICAGRSEPLGLEGAIAFIRDIEGRGYEVTNKDKLERVAAAVAGRRSVATSAQ, encoded by the coding sequence ATGCGGCCGCTGGACGTGATGAGCTTGTCATTGCGTACCACGGCGCTTCGGGCCGAACGGCCGACAATGCGCGAGCTGGCGGCGATGCCGTGGATCCAGCTCTTCGCCTCGCCGGCGTGCAACCTGCGCTGTCCCTACTGCTCGAGTCCCGCCAACTGGCGGCGCATGAGCCAACCGGACAATATCGATGCTGTCGACGCGTTGCAGAAGCCGGAGGTGCTCGAACTGGTCGAGCGCATCCCTCCGACGAGTTTCTACCTGAGCGGCGGCGAGCCGCTTATCCATCCGGGTGTCGAAGCGTTTGTCTCACGCGCGATCGCCTGCGGCCACGTCGTCTCCTTCGACACAAACCTCTGTGTGCCCGTTGAGAGGCTTGCCGCGTTGTTCGACGTTTGGGACCCGGTGCGAATCGGCTTTGTCAATGTGAGCCACCACATCGCCGCGGGGATCACGTTCGAGTATCTGGCCAAGCGCGTGGATGTCGTTCGCGAGCGCCGGCTGCCACACTTCGTCAAGTACATAGGCGCACCGGAAGATTTCAGCCAGATAGATGCCTTGATGCCGCGATGGCGCGACGCCGGAACCGGAACGGCGTTGACGATCCTTCAGGGCGATTGGCAGGGTCGGAGACTGCCCGAGGAGAACACGCTCGACGAGGTGCTGTTCATTCTCGGCCGCGTGACGCTCGGCGTCCACGGGCTCCAGCTCTTCAACGGGATCCAGTCGCACGGGATGCCATGCCGGGGCGGCCAGGACTACATCTGCTACAACATGGACGGCCGGATGCGCGTTATCCCGTGCTGCTGCGCGAGCGCCTTCCCCGGACCGCTTCACCAGACCTTTTTTTGCACCGGCTCCCGGACGCTGCTGCCGTGTCCCACGGCGACCTGCCGCGGCGACAACATGTTCATCTTCGACATCAACGGTGTGGCCGAGGAAGCCGACCGCTTTGAAGCCATCTGCGCCGGCCGGTCCGAACCGCTTGGGCTCGAGGGAGCCATCGCCTTCATCCGCGACATCGAAGGCCGGGGCTACGAGGTGACGAACAAGGACAAGCTCGAGCGCGTCGCGGCCGCCGTCGCCGGACGACGCTCCGTCGCGACAAGCGCTCAGTAG